In the genome of Actinobacillus lignieresii, the window CCCGACCGGTTGGATTGAGCTTGGCAGAGGGCTAATACTGCCGGCGGATTGCAAACCGATTTGGGATTTATTTTAAGGAAAAGGGCGTGTTAAACGCCCTTTGATTTATCGAACTTTATTCACTTTAAATTGGCTAAACTCAGTCATTACCTCGCCTAATTCGGCTACTCGCCGTTCAATCTTAGCCATATCCGGTTTTTCAGCAGTAATCGCAATCCGCATTAATCCGAGTGAACGTTCAAATTTTCCATAGTGAGTTAAGCTCATCTCACGGATCGGTTTTTCGTATTTCGCCCAATTTTTACCGAAATGGCGTGCCGCCGTTCTGATTTGCTTAAGCTCTTTGGTTTGTACCGCACGTTGCAAATTGTGATAAAGCGGTATCATTTGTTTAACGAAAGTTTGCTGTTTCGCCGCATAGTCCACCGGGTTTTGTGCTTTCTCAAAACGATATAGATGCTTAGCGACATTTTCTACGTTGGCTAGATCCGTAGTTTTAATCGCTTGGTTTAAAGCGTCCGCTACATTGTTGCCCGCTTCCGAATGATGTCCCTCAAACTGATTAAAGGCTTGCTGTAGAGCGGTCAAATTTTGCTGAGATTTTGCAACTTCACCTTTTTTAAGTTCTGCCATTGCTTCAGAGAGTTGTACGAATAACGGGCTAACGTCTACTTTCGCTAATGTGATTGAACTAGCAAAGAGCAGAGGAATGATGATTAATTTTTTTAATGTCATTTGCTATTCCTTAGAGTAAATCGAATAAGGCTTTGCCAAGATAATCATGTTCGTCTTTTACACCGGCAAAGCAGGCAAATAAGCCGCTGCCGATATGGGTAATATATTCGTTCATTTTGTCGATATTTCCTAAAGCGTTTTGCACTTTGATAAATTGCTCGGGGCTTTGTTGGAACGAAATAAACAGTAAGCCCGAGTCAAATTGCCCTTTATCGTCAATACCGCTGGCGTAGGAGAACGAACGTCTGAGCATTTTTACTCCCGTTTTATGGGCAAGGTGCGTATGTGAAATTTCCGGCATCACCGGATTACCTTTATCATCTTTTTTCGCCAGATCGAATTTTTCAAATTCATGTTTATAGCCGAGTGCCGCACCGGAATCACGATAACGACCGAAGGTTTCTTCCTGCGATCTTAAATGCGTACGATCCCAGGTTTCTAAGAACATTTTGACACGGCGAACGGCTAAATAGGAACCGCCTTTCAGCCAACCGTCTTGTACCCAGACCACATTGTCCTGAGCTTTTAAACTCTCGGCATTTGCCGTACCGTCTTTAAATGCAAATAAGTTACGCGGCGTTTCATTATTTAAAAATGAATTAAAGCCCATTTGCGACCATTTCATTTTGACTTCACCGCGAGCCGCACGTACCAAATTACGCACTGCATGGAAGGCGACTTGAGGATCATCGGCACAGGCTTGAATACAAATATCGCCGCCGCTAAATTCGGCTTGCAATTGATCACGAGGGAAGTGCGGTAAATCTTGTAATTCGATCGGTTTATGCTTTTCAATACCCAGTTTTTTAAAGAACGAAGCACTTACACCGAAAGTGATAGTGAGATCTTGCGGGTCCAAACTATCCGCTTCACCGGTATCCGCAGGCGGAACATACGCGTTGTTGCTATAAGGCTTGACATTTTCACCTTGTGTCAGATTATTACTATAACGCGTCCAAGTTTGGAAAATCTCTTTCACTTTTGCAATATCGGCGGTATCTAAATCCAAGACGAGAAAATAGATATGTTTTTGTGCAGGGGTAACAATGCCGGCTTGGTGTTTACCATAAAAAGGATATTGGTTATGTGCTTGCGCAGTGAGTTGTCGTGATTCTAAAGCAAAAGCAGGAGCCGACAATAAGCCAGCTCCTACCAATGCGGTATTTTTTAGAAAATCACGGCGAGAATGGATTTCTGCCATAATTTATTCCTACCTTATTTCTCTAAGAGAACGCCTAATTGCGCCAACGGCTCGCCCAGTTGGTTTACTGCCTCGGCTAATGCTTTAACATCGTTTTTTGACAATTTGTTATAAGCTACGTAATCGTAACCGTTTTTCGCTTTATTGTGTTTTGCCAGTAAGCTATTGACCGCAGCAAAGCGAGCGGCGATTTCCGCCGAAAGTTTCGCATCGGTTTTGTCTAATTGCGGTTTAAAGATTTCATAGATTTTTTCCGCCCCCTCAATATTCGCTTTGAAATCGTAAAGGTCGGTTTTAGAGAAAATTTCCTCTTCACCGGTTACTTTAGTGGTGGACACCTCATTTAATAAATCCACCGCACCGGTGATCATTAATTCGGGAGTAACTTCCGCCGTCGGAATTTTGGCGCGTAATTCTTTAACGTCTTTTAGCAGTTGTTCCGCAGTCGCTTTTGTACCTTTAGTGGTATTTTTCTCCCATAAAACTTTTTCGATTTTATGGAAGCCGGACCAATCTTTTTCCGTTTTGCCTTCTTCGGTTAAATCGGCAAGGCGTGCGTCAATACGAGGATCCAAATCGCCAAAACTCTCGGCAATCGGTTCGGAACGTTCAAAATACATTCGTGCAAGCGGGTAAATTTGTTTCGCTTTTTGCACATCGCCTTTATCTAGATAAGCAACAAATTTCTCGGTGTCGGTAACTAAGCGGTCGATTTGCTCAACCACAAATTGTTTATAAGTTTCGGTTTCTTTGCTTAAGTCTAATGCAAAAGATTGAGTCGTCAGTAATACACCGGAAAGCAGCACGGCTAATTTTGTTAAACGCATAAAATTTTCCTCTATCTAAGAATAGTGTGGTAATCATATTCTTATTAATAATCATTATCAAAACAATGGTGTTGATTTTGTGATCTGATTCACATTTTAATTTGTAAATTTTTTTAGAAAATTGACCGCTTGCTTGTGCTAAAATCCTATCCGAAATTTCTTGGATAGGATGTGATATGAGCAAGCAAGGCAAACCTTTTATTTTACATAGCCCGTTTAAACCCTCTGGCGATCAGCCGTCAGCGATTGCCAAATTGACCGAAGGGCTAAATGACGGATTGGCGCATCAAACGTTACTGGGGGTAACCGGTTCGGGTAAAACCTTTACCATTGCTAATGTGATTGCTCAACTCAATCGTCCGGCAATGTTGCTTGCGCCGAATAAAACGCTTGCTGCTCAGCTGTATGCCGAGATGAAAGCCTTCTTCCCAGAAAATGCGGTGGAATACTTTGTGTCTTACTATGACTATTACCAACCGGAAGCCTATGTGCCGAGTAGCGATACTTTTATCGAAAAAGATGCGTCGATTAACGAACAAATCGAACAGATGCGACTGTCGGCAACCAAATCATTCCTTGAACGCCGAGATACTATCGTAGTGGCTTCTGTTTCCGCCATTTATGGTTTGGGGGACGTGGACGCTTATATGCAAATGATGTTGCATTTGCAAGTGGGGGCGATTATCGGCCAACGAGAGATCCTCGCTCGTCTTGCCGAATTGCAATATACCCGTAACGATCAAGCATTTCAGCGTTCGACTTTCCGTGTGCGTGGCGAAGTGATTGATATTTTCCCTGCCGAATCGGATGAAATAGCGTTACGGGTTGAATTGTTTGACGATGAAATCGAAAGCCTTTCGTTGTTTGATCCGCTTACCGGACATAGTTTGGGCAAAGTACCTCGCTATACCATTTATCCGAAAACCCACTACGTTACCCCTCGTGAACGCATTTTGAATGCGATTGAAGAAATCAAACAAGAGCTGGTGGAACGCCGAGAATACTTCATCAAAGAAAATAAATTGTTGGAAGAACAACGTATTACTCAACGCACGCAATTCGATATTGAAATGATGAATGAGCTGGGCTATTGCTCGGGGATCGAAAACTATTCACGCTATCTGTCGGGCAGAAAAGAGGGCGAACCGCCTCCGACATTATTCGACTATATGCCGGCGGACGGCTTGCTGATTATTGACGAAAGCCACGTTACCGTACCGCAAATCGGCGGTATGTATCGAGGCGACCGAGCCAGAAAAGAAACGTTGGTGCAATACGGTTTCCGCTTGCCGTCTGCGTTGGATAACCGCCCGTTACGCTTTGAAGAATTTGAACGTCTTGCGCCGCAGACGATTTATGTATCGGCAACACCGGGTAACTACGAGCTAGAAAAATCAAACGGCGATGTGGTGGATCAAGTGGTTCGCCCAACGGGATTATTAGACCCGATCATCGAAGTTCGTCCAGTCGCTACGCAGGTTGATGACGTACTATCCGAAATTCACAAACGAGTAGCGGTAGATGAACGTGTACTAATCACTACGCTAACCAAGAAAATGGCGGAAGATTTAACCGATTACCTCGATGAACACGGCGTGCGTGTGCGTTATCTGCATAGCGATATTGATACGGTTGAACGGGTAGAAATTATTCACGACTTGCGTATGGGAATGTTTGACGTATTGGTCGGCATCAACTTATTGCGTGAGGGCTTGGATATGCCGGAAGTGTCGCTGGTGGCGATTTTAGATGCGGATAAAGAAGGCTTTTTACGTTCCGAACGTTCATTAATTCAGACCATCGGACGTGCAGCTCGAAACCTGAACGGTAAAGCAATTCTTTACGGCGACCGCATTACTAACTCTATGCAAAAAGCGATTACCGAAACCGAACGCCGCCGAGAAAAACAACAAAAATACAACGAAGAACACGGTATTACTCCGCAAGCCCTCAACAAAAAAGTAGGCGAATTGCTCGACATCGGACAAACCGACAAGCCGAAACGAGGCAAACAAGCGGTTAAAATCGAAGAAAAATCTGCAAATACCTACAAACCAAAATCCCGCAAAGAGCTGGAAAAAGAACTCAAACAACTCGAACAACAAATGCGAGATTTTGCTAAGGATCTTGAGTTCGAAAAAGCGGCTGCGGTAAGGGACAAGATTGGGGAGTTGAAGGCGGTGTTGTTGGAGGTTTGATAGAAAAAAGCCCGATTACTCATCGGGCTTTAAGTTTTTATTATTTGACTTTTCTTTTTATCATATTATATACATCTCTAGCATTAGCTAAATTAAATAGATAATTAATAAAAATATACAAAGCCATTGTTAATATAAACATAAGATAGCGAAATAATATATGTTGCTCTCTTAATTTCTTATCTAGAAAATCTTGTTCTTCTTTGCTGGTAAATAAACTGCAAATAGTTTCCAGGTTATTTGGATGTATCTTGAATTTTATTTTACCTTCTTCACAGTGGTAAGCTGTTATTTCATTTTCTTGATTGCTAGGAGTGTAAAAAATATCGGAGTAACTAAACTTTCTTACCTTGTCATGACTTATCCAATAAGTCTCTCTACTATCTGTAAATTCTAGCAAGGCATAATTTCCAATAGATAAATTTATTAATATAGGTAGAAGAGCTAGAAAGCATATAAAAGCAATGATGAATCCGGCTATAGTACTTAACAATTTTCTTTTACTTGGTACATTACGAACACTTAGTGTTTCAATATCAAATTCTCCTTTAAGCTTAGATAGCAACCTATAATCTAATTCATATTTTCTTATCCATTTTTCAAATTCCTGCTTATGTTTTAAACTTGTTGCATTGGTTTATAATAAAAATTAAATTTTTCAATTTCTATTATGTCATTAATCAAAGAACCTTTCTCATTATTAGTTTTATCTTTCCCTATAATAAATATAAGCAACCGATGTGTAATGGAAAACGCTGACTTTGCCCTGCATTTATAATATAAAATAATTAGTAAGATTATAATTGGGGTGAGAATATAATAGACTATATTTGAATATTTTTGAAAGAAGCCAAAAAATCATTTCAATATCTTGCATAAAAAAATCCTCTTTAAAAATTTGATATTCGCAGTAGAATCTGTAGTCTATTTGCTCTCATCTATCTATACAAGCTAGTTAGTAAAAATTTTTAGTTTTCAATGAAACCTCAATGGCTTCTGCCTCCTGACTTGTACTTTTTTGTAAGATATGCCAAAAGTGTTACCTAGGGTAATTTTTATCTTATAGATTCCCCTCTCTCTGATTTTCGCAAAGTCGTTACTTTGCTCAAATCTGTCTCTCTCCCGCAAGGGGGAGAGAGACAGTTTGTTAAAGCGTGTAGCGAAACAAGCAGAGAGAGGGGAAAATATCCTTAAATTAGTTTAATTTACGATGTTATCTTAGATTAAACTGACTTTTTCTTTTTTATGTGGTGGCTTTGTGAAATTTGCGAGAAATCAGACCGCTTGCTTGTGTTAGAATAAATAGACATTTGAAGAGGAGAATAGTATGGATCTTGCCTACCTAGCCGAATTGCCGAGAGAAGAATTTATTGAGCGTAGAAATCGTGTGTTTGAGCAAATGCAGGATAATTCTGCGTTGGTGGTGTTTACCGAAACCGAGAAACGCCGTAATAGCGATTGCGATTATTTGTTCCGACCTGATAGTTATTTCTGGTATTTAACCGGTTTTGCCGAGCCGAAATCGGCATTGTTGCTGATTAAAAAAGACAGTAAAAATGAGAGTGTGATTTTTTTGCGTAAAAAAGATCCGCTAATGGAAACGTGGAACGGCCGCCGTTTGGGGATTGAAAAAGCCCCTGAAACCTTGAACGTGGATTTGGCATTTGATATTGAGGATATTGTGCGTGTTTTTGCAGAAAAAACGCAAAATTTGACCGCTTATTACTATGCGAAAGGCTTACAAGAATGGGGCGATAGCATAGTGGCGGAACAGTTTGCTGACGTGATTGACTGGCAGCCGATGTTGTCGGAAATGCGCTTAATTAAATCGACAGCGGAGATCGCTTTGATTCAGCAAGCCTGTCATATCTCGGGATTGGCACATATCCGAGCAATGAAACAAACTCGCCCAAATCGTTATGAATTGGAAATTGAGGGCGAGATTCAGCACGAATTTACCCGCTTTGGGGCGAGATTTCCTGCTTATAATTCGATTGTGGCAAGTGGTGAAAATGCCTGTATTTTGCACTACAACGAAAATGATCAGGTATTAAAAGACGGTGATTTATTGCTGATTGACGCAGGGGCGGAATTTGCTCATTATGCGGGCGATATTACTCGAACCTTCCCGATTAGTGGTAAATTTTCTGAACCGCAACGAGAGATTTATCAGCTCGTGTTGGACGCAATGAAAGAAGCAGCTAAATGGCTTATTCCGCAAAGCTCGATCAAAATTGCCAATGAAAAAGCGGTGCAAGTGCTAACCGAAGGTTTGGTTCGCTTAGGCATTTTGAAAGGCGAAGTCGAACAGTTAATCGCAGAGAAAGCCTATCGCCAATTCTATATGCACGGCTTGGGGCATTGGCTTGGTTTAGACGTTCACGATGTCGGCAATTATGGCACTGAGCGAGATCGTC includes:
- a CDS encoding Fe2+/Pb2+ permease yields the protein MTLKKLIIIPLLFASSITLAKVDVSPLFVQLSEAMAELKKGEVAKSQQNLTALQQAFNQFEGHHSEAGNNVADALNQAIKTTDLANVENVAKHLYRFEKAQNPVDYAAKQQTFVKQMIPLYHNLQRAVQTKELKQIRTAARHFGKNWAKYEKPIREMSLTHYGKFERSLGLMRIAITAEKPDMAKIERRVAELGEVMTEFSQFKVNKVR
- the efeB gene encoding iron uptake transporter deferrochelatase/peroxidase subunit encodes the protein MAEIHSRRDFLKNTALVGAGLLSAPAFALESRQLTAQAHNQYPFYGKHQAGIVTPAQKHIYFLVLDLDTADIAKVKEIFQTWTRYSNNLTQGENVKPYSNNAYVPPADTGEADSLDPQDLTITFGVSASFFKKLGIEKHKPIELQDLPHFPRDQLQAEFSGGDICIQACADDPQVAFHAVRNLVRAARGEVKMKWSQMGFNSFLNNETPRNLFAFKDGTANAESLKAQDNVVWVQDGWLKGGSYLAVRRVKMFLETWDRTHLRSQEETFGRYRDSGAALGYKHEFEKFDLAKKDDKGNPVMPEISHTHLAHKTGVKMLRRSFSYASGIDDKGQFDSGLLFISFQQSPEQFIKVQNALGNIDKMNEYITHIGSGLFACFAGVKDEHDYLGKALFDLL
- the efeO gene encoding iron uptake system protein EfeO; the protein is MRLTKLAVLLSGVLLTTQSFALDLSKETETYKQFVVEQIDRLVTDTEKFVAYLDKGDVQKAKQIYPLARMYFERSEPIAESFGDLDPRIDARLADLTEEGKTEKDWSGFHKIEKVLWEKNTTKGTKATAEQLLKDVKELRAKIPTAEVTPELMITGAVDLLNEVSTTKVTGEEEIFSKTDLYDFKANIEGAEKIYEIFKPQLDKTDAKLSAEIAARFAAVNSLLAKHNKAKNGYDYVAYNKLSKNDVKALAEAVNQLGEPLAQLGVLLEK
- the uvrB gene encoding excinuclease ABC subunit UvrB translates to MSKQGKPFILHSPFKPSGDQPSAIAKLTEGLNDGLAHQTLLGVTGSGKTFTIANVIAQLNRPAMLLAPNKTLAAQLYAEMKAFFPENAVEYFVSYYDYYQPEAYVPSSDTFIEKDASINEQIEQMRLSATKSFLERRDTIVVASVSAIYGLGDVDAYMQMMLHLQVGAIIGQREILARLAELQYTRNDQAFQRSTFRVRGEVIDIFPAESDEIALRVELFDDEIESLSLFDPLTGHSLGKVPRYTIYPKTHYVTPRERILNAIEEIKQELVERREYFIKENKLLEEQRITQRTQFDIEMMNELGYCSGIENYSRYLSGRKEGEPPPTLFDYMPADGLLIIDESHVTVPQIGGMYRGDRARKETLVQYGFRLPSALDNRPLRFEEFERLAPQTIYVSATPGNYELEKSNGDVVDQVVRPTGLLDPIIEVRPVATQVDDVLSEIHKRVAVDERVLITTLTKKMAEDLTDYLDEHGVRVRYLHSDIDTVERVEIIHDLRMGMFDVLVGINLLREGLDMPEVSLVAILDADKEGFLRSERSLIQTIGRAARNLNGKAILYGDRITNSMQKAITETERRREKQQKYNEEHGITPQALNKKVGELLDIGQTDKPKRGKQAVKIEEKSANTYKPKSRKELEKELKQLEQQMRDFAKDLEFEKAAAVRDKIGELKAVLLEV
- a CDS encoding DUF6216 family protein, producing MVYYILTPIIILLIILYYKCRAKSAFSITHRLLIFIIGKDKTNNEKGSLINDIIEIEKFNFYYKPMQQV
- the pepP gene encoding Xaa-Pro aminopeptidase, whose amino-acid sequence is MDLAYLAELPREEFIERRNRVFEQMQDNSALVVFTETEKRRNSDCDYLFRPDSYFWYLTGFAEPKSALLLIKKDSKNESVIFLRKKDPLMETWNGRRLGIEKAPETLNVDLAFDIEDIVRVFAEKTQNLTAYYYAKGLQEWGDSIVAEQFADVIDWQPMLSEMRLIKSTAEIALIQQACHISGLAHIRAMKQTRPNRYELEIEGEIQHEFTRFGARFPAYNSIVASGENACILHYNENDQVLKDGDLLLIDAGAEFAHYAGDITRTFPISGKFSEPQREIYQLVLDAMKEAAKWLIPQSSIKIANEKAVQVLTEGLVRLGILKGEVEQLIAEKAYRQFYMHGLGHWLGLDVHDVGNYGTERDRPLEIGMVLTLEPGLYISSEADVPEQYKGIGVRIEDNLLITEYGNKNLTSGCPKEIADIEAIMNVQ